The genomic segment gtgtgtgtagtgtgtgtgtgtgtgtgtgtatagtgtgaagccacagcacgcacacacacacacacccacccacacacacacacacccacacacacacacacacacacacacacacacacacacacacacacacacacacacacacacatacagcctaCAGTTTGTATTAGCAGGAAAGagaatgtattgtttttggaGATCAATACAACTTATATTTAACATACAACATTTTCTCAAGAGACATGCCATAATTAACATggcaaaaataatgaaatgaataacataaacaacatatacacacagtgcTTTTTGtcaagcacatacacacagtgcttgacaaaatattgatttcaaTTTGAAAACACCAGCAGGCGGCAGcctaaatttattttaaaggtgcaaaatgtaatatatttactgtaataaatccaaaaatgaccccaatgcgtcatcagatattaaggaaacatgctaagttgaaataccatcttttctgacaacaatgctaatgccaatATATGTTTCCGTTCCatgacggaatttctgtttgtgttttggcctgtgtgttggtatcaacggcccagtttgacagccagccgggttgccagatatacctgtagaAACGTAAACCCAGAGCGCTACAGCTGTAGTACAGCCgtggaagcagcaaacaaatgaatgggatcaacagagatagattctacctgacctaaaaaaaaaactgcatgtttctaacagcGTGACCAGAGATGTAACAAACCCCGGttaatattggagatgtatttgaaagatggagacagcttagagcccaaaagaatgcagagttggcttatttcctcctgaatagggaagcattagcttcaggctaatttatcaaggctacaagggacgggcattttatgtcattgcAGCATTCGTGTACTCAGATTGAATTAAGTAGTACTCAAGTTGGTTACAATTgggacacagccagtaaagtgatcccgactggtcctggctaacgccgccatgctaacatGCCATAACTGCTAATGTTAGATAACGTTActggaggaccaggcaagcgggccacggctgtttacaactTGTAGTCTGTTcaagccgacaacggtgagttagttaaagccaagagaggggggctgtaaatcgggaggAGAGGACCATGAGttgtgtgtttagcgattgttgccagaattctaagccaataaagtgtgtatttCAGTCGGGTGGAAAAGGACGGCAAGGTTGTGGTATTTTTAGtggttcctaccgtaattctaagccaaggaagtgtgtctgtcagttgggtacagagatccgcgtgagcacaggcttttatgacatGCATACATACCTCAGCTTCTccgctgtgaagtaatgtctgcctatgtgagacaagcatctagcaacattgttgtggatgctgcagtctcagcctggcaacctccactttgagtctggggagaagggggtgggggagacgactctctccagtattttgaatttagactgcagtaactattttaaacactatctttcagtattacatattgcacctttaaaactgttttttttaaccacttgGGGGCATAAAAACTCCACAAaaagctgaaacacacacagccataaCATATTAACACCATGTCACCTATTAGTGAACTTTGTTTTTACACAACCAGCAGCAATATTAACATTCATTTGAAattgtgtttctggccacctgataaACGTAAGTAAATATTCACactccttttagctctggtttggtctccAACAACTCATGAGAAAAAATATGTGGGTCTCTAGCTGCAATATGTTTGACTTTCTTCTCTAACTTTTAATATTGTCTGCCATTTGTTGCTGGGTAGGTAATGTACAGTTTGTTGATTACAGTATTTACTGATTATGTTTTGCCTGATGCTGCTTGAAATGGAGTGGATGTGACCTGAATTACTTGGCAGAAATTAAACTGGGATTCTGGTGCTCATGCTTATATGCAGAAATTATTTTAGACATGTAggatactgtacatgtatatgTTTCTGTTTTAAAACAGTGACATTTGCTCTGATGACTGAAATATTAATTATCTTATTTAGTTAACTTTAGTCATTAATTGACAAAGTAATAAGACTGGACTGGATAATAGTTAAATATATAATAGTTATCAGTAgtaacagtagtagtagtagcgtATTTATAACATATTAGAGCAACTCAATCTTATTTCATTCCTTTCAAAGTTGTGTGTGATCTGTGCAGAGAGGCACAGTAGCTTCTACATACCAGGAGGAGCTCTTTTCAGtgggctttttttgttttttaatttaattttactgCACATCCCATTGCCACGTGTTTCTTACAGAGCCTCTGAAGAGTCTGCAGTATCAGTGACAAAGGATTAAGTATTTAAAAGGCTTGACTTGAAGACAACCAACAcaaaacactgttttttctttgattctttctcttcatcttcTCCTCCCAGTTACTTTAtctccctcttttctctttctattGCGCGTtccatctttctcctcctcctcttgacTTTCGTCTTTGCCCTTTCCCAATGAATTCCAccatctctttttcctcttgtCGTCCTCTGTCTTGTACTTGAGTCTCCTCACGGGGTCAGTGGCACTACGCATATTTAGGTTTTCAAACTCCTCATTGAGCATGAAGCTCCTCTCAATGAGCTCTGCTGATTCCTGCCAGTTACGGAAACAGTCACAACCAAAACGACAGATGTCCTGCACAGCATTTGGAGAGAGGATGGAGCCATCAGGACGAATGACCACAACTGTTGGTACATCCTTCACCTTAAACTTGGCTTGCAGTTCTCtgacaaacataaacacacacacacacacacacacacacacacacacacacacacacacacacacacacacacacacacacacggataagGCAATGCACACTATTCAGTAATGAAATGTCATAATTTTACTTTGGAAACATACACTCTAACAGGTTAGacatacaaatatatttacaaaaacattcAAACTACACAgcatctcttcttctctccacCTACGTCCTGTATGGATCCTCAAAGgccaaaaacaaaacctttttgTGCAGCTCTTTGAGGACTCTCTCCTGCTGTGCCTCCGATTGGTCCAAGCTAGAGAGGAGAAGAACATGGAATAATGTTATGTATGATAAAACAGTGAATGTGTTCATGCATTCACATCAGCGCATCAAAGAgataaagagaaggaaaggtaGAGACCTGATAAAGATGAGTGCGAGCAGTTTGGGGTATTCAATGTACGCTGGATCTTTCAGTctcttaaaaaagtcattcaGAACAGGCAGGAAGTCCTGGCACTTGACGCACTCCGCCGATGCAAAGAACAGCATCAGGATGCGGTTTTCGATAATCCCAATGATCTCTCTCTCCGTGTTGAGTTCATCCTGGTCCCAGTTGTTCTCCACCAGAACTCGGTCTAGGAACAGGTCCACCATGATGAAAGAAAGGATAAAAAGGCCCTCTGTGGAGAAGGGTGGAATATGTATATTTGTGCTACAATGTACGTTTGTGATCTTTATCATGCTTAGTGCAGTTCATTGCCTGCATCCTTGCCGACGGCACCCAGGGATAAAGCTACTCTTACACTGTTGAATATCATTAAAATGTCATCTGAGATTTTCAGTGCAACCACAGGAGTTTAACTTCACAGTAATTAGTGATTTCCCAGAATGACTTTCAACATCCCACAGATGTTTGGGAAGAGAAGTAGCAACAGTCCTATAGCAGAAAGAGaattgattttctttcttttttaaattgtgcaaAAACACATTGTGGCTGCATTGCATTATGGTCTAATAACCCTTGAAAACCTGGTTTAATTCAATATTTGATATTCATATTCATGACTGAATAAGACAAGAATCAAAGTTTGAGAAAAAACGCTTATTAAGAGAAAACTTATTAAGAGTTTTACCATAAAATAACTCTAACCCACTCACTGAAATCTGGACACTAGTACATTTGATTAACAGACTGTGCAGACTGTTATTACCGTTCAATGTGttttaattgtcttaatgtgtttATGTACCCAGGACTCCTCTACCCGGTACTGAGTGGATGACTCTGGTgacattttttgtattgttttctgCAGCAATAGGACAATTTACCTCAATGAGCTCACTGACCATCTGACACTGACATCTAGTCTATAAGCTACAatagtttgttgttttttagattAAAGTCATCTAAATACAACATCCCCCAGCCAGGATCAGCTGGCTAGGATGAATCAGCCATTTATGGGATGGTGTTTTCTAAACACCAGACTTTATGGCtcagaacaaaaaaacacataagaaatacatttcatatgtagaaataaagttcAGGCCTAACTTCTCAGAAGTGTGCTTTATCTGTCTCGGCCAGCCTGTATTTCACTGACGCAGAAGTCGCTGCAGGCTGTGAATTGACAGCGATAACCTCACAAATTAGATTTGGCTCTGTGGCTCTGAGCTGCGCCAGATCTATTTGAGACTACAACTCTGGACTGAAACTTCCAAGGCTGATGTAGGAGAAATATGTTTGAAATTGAGCAGCATTGCATCTTACCTGGAAAAAAACGAAGGAGGATTTACTGGGAGACTCTGAAAGGTTAGAGCCTAAATCCTACATTTGGAAAAGTTATTTCACAATAATCCAGTTCACTTTTTGGAGCTGATTGATTGTACCTGATATATACTAGCGACAGTGCCTTGTTTTGTTAGTTGCAAATTGAATAGGCCATCAATCTTTGTACGTGCTGTGGCAGCTGCATATGCCACAAGAAATTTACCTCACCTTGAAATTCCTCGACTCCTATAAGGAAAGAAATATATCCAGTTCTTCCTCTCTTTCAAGCCATTGTGTTGTTCCTTTGATTTGTTTTCCTTCTTCCTTTAAATCCTGAGACGTTTTCTATGTCAGTGGCACCTTTCACTGCCTCTTCACCCCTCTTTCTGCAATTTTTTTACCCTGCACTCTGCGGACAACTAAGGGAGATTACAGATAGCTGGAGGTGTGTCAGTGCTGTAATTCAGGGGCAGAGGTTGctcctgtgtgcctgtgtgtttgtgtagtgtgGGCCCTAAAACTCCAGCTCAACAGTAGCAATCTTATTACTTAAAGCGAAGAAGGGAGGGTGGAAAGGAAGGATTGGATTGGACAAATTGGATTGCAAAGTGAGGACTGGAATGTAGGTTAAATAGGggcaaagaaagacagagaggaaacaaagaaaaaagacagacaTGTATGCATCAAGTGAAGCCTCCTAACCTGCTCCAACCAAACGGTGCTGTAGTAGTCTTAGTAATTACTGATGTCACTGTTTTCCCCCTCAGGGCATTATAATGATTCTTTTGCATCCTGTTATCTGATTTGACAGCCAGGATGCGGAGCTTCAAAGAAATGAACTGAGAAAGTCGATAGCTTGAGTCGAGCCTGGTTCTAGTAAACCCCAGCAGGTCCTACTGTAGAAAAGTGAGTATTGATCTGCAGAGGCACTTGCAGAAAAATACCTGGGTTAATCTCAGAGAGGGGTGAGGTAAATATAGAGGTGGGGGGAGAAAGAGCTCTAATAGGATTAGTCTGAGTCGCACAGACGTGTGCCACTGCAGTAAACCTAAACATGCTGTGGACACGTGAGCAAACACACAACCCACGCTAAAGACTGCAACTACTGGATGGATGGTGATTGAATTTGTTGACATTCATGTTCTCCTCTGGATGAAATGTAATAACGTTGGTGATCTTTCATCTAGCACTATTCCTAGGTTGAAATTTGTCCAACACTTAGGGGTGACAATTTTATGATACTTGATGGTAAATAATAAACATCGGCATGTTCTGCGAACGTGTGAATTGGCATTAAGCTTAAAGCACAGCATCACAGAGCCACAAATATGTATATTTCCAAAATGACTATACAGTCCATtcaataaacatacacaccacgtttTAAATAGTAATTTTAAGTATAAAGTATTTAAAATTTCTCTTACTCGTGCAATATTCTTTCTAATTTTGTATCATTCTATGACAAAATCTTTGCAATAGATGCAAATAGCATGAAACTGTATAACACAATACAGCAGGGTTACGCTTCACAGCAGTAGCTGTGGATGGTCTGTGTAAACACAGTGGGGAGGAGGAGTAATGGAGGCCTGCTGCAGCCCAAACTGACCACTATGTACTGGCAGGGCAGGCAAACACCCGCAGGCACTAATTAAAAGAAACGTCTTAATTGGGACTTTCATGTTTGTACTGAAATAAAACAGTGGTGTGCCAAAAAAAGCAGTGCAGTCTATTTTGaggtttttaaagaaataaaccTATGATGTGTGCAACATCAGTGCTTTTAACTGATCTTTGAGGGACTTGATGCTTGGGTATATACCCTTATAGTCTAAACTAAATTCAGATCAACCCAACCAATCattataaaagtttttttattcattctttggtttaaaaaaaaaaaaaaaaaaagacactttgtAACTACAGAGGAGACAAAACGTGAATagttacaacaacaaaaaatattatattaaatgGATCTGTACTCATTTGATTTTATGATCTTCAACAAACCAAATGCAACAAAAGCTGCAAGTTTGGATTAAAACTGCAATATGAACTGAGgggaaaacaataaaacattaaaccAATACATGGCCGCTGTCAAAGTATAAAAAGGTTTGACGGCagataaaagaaaacactgatacATTCCCGACATCTAAGGTTATTAAGTCACAACCTTATAAAACCTACTTAAATAACACACAGGCTAAACTAAACAGCAAGGTGTTAAGAGtcgcaagaagaagaagacagtgGTTCCCAGTTCTACC from the Perca flavescens isolate YP-PL-M2 chromosome 2, PFLA_1.0, whole genome shotgun sequence genome contains:
- the LOC114562405 gene encoding nucleoredoxin-like protein 1, whose product is MVDLFLDRVLVENNWDQDELNTEREIIGIIENRILMLFFASAECVKCQDFLPVLNDFFKRLKDPAYIEYPKLLALIFISLDQSEAQQERVLKELHKKVLFLAFEDPYRTELQAKFKVKDVPTVVVIRPDGSILSPNAVQDICRFGCDCFRNWQESAELIERSFMLNEEFENLNMRSATDPVRRLKYKTEDDKRKKRWWNSLGKGKDESQEEEEKDGTRNRKRKEGDKVTGRRR